The Novosphingobium terrae genome has a window encoding:
- a CDS encoding LysR family transcriptional regulator: MDRMDLNLLVVFEAILRERSITRAGQRLGLSQPAMSHALNRLRHRMKDQLFVRSPQGMVPTPLGERLADPVRHALTELRSVLHGEEFLPETARQRFVIAVSNYAAIAFVGPILQRARALAPQVRFSFRPSGTLDVPDLLDRGELDLALVAHAPPLQRFQSRQLIEEDFVGVARRGHPVLEGPPDAASFAAMAHLAISSSGDDLTRLDALLAERGLSRHIAAEAPYLSAGAVLTQSDMVAVVARHIGEEFQRAYPVQLFELPLQPEPLVTTMVWQSRFQDQPAHRWLRDLIGAMTTELSSARMA; this comes from the coding sequence ATGGATCGCATGGATCTCAATCTGCTGGTGGTTTTCGAGGCGATCCTGCGAGAACGCAGCATCACCCGCGCCGGGCAGCGGCTGGGCCTGAGCCAACCCGCGATGAGCCACGCGCTGAACCGGCTGAGGCATCGCATGAAGGACCAGCTCTTTGTCCGCTCGCCTCAGGGCATGGTGCCCACGCCACTGGGCGAGCGACTGGCCGATCCGGTGCGCCATGCGCTGACCGAACTGCGCAGCGTGCTGCATGGCGAGGAGTTCCTGCCCGAAACGGCGCGGCAGCGCTTTGTGATCGCGGTCAGCAATTATGCGGCCATCGCCTTTGTGGGACCGATCCTGCAGCGTGCGCGGGCGCTGGCACCGCAGGTGCGCTTCAGCTTCCGCCCCAGCGGCACGCTCGACGTGCCCGATCTGCTGGACCGGGGCGAGCTTGATCTGGCGCTGGTGGCCCATGCGCCACCGCTCCAGCGCTTCCAGTCGCGACAGTTGATCGAGGAGGATTTCGTGGGCGTGGCCCGCCGGGGCCATCCCGTGCTGGAAGGTCCGCCTGATGCGGCCTCTTTCGCCGCCATGGCCCATCTGGCCATTTCATCGAGCGGCGATGATCTGACCCGGCTTGATGCCTTGCTGGCCGAAAGGGGCCTGTCGCGGCACATCGCGGCGGAGGCGCCCTATCTTTCGGCGGGCGCGGTGCTGACCCAGTCGGACATGGTCGCGGTGGTGGCGCGCCACATTGGCGAGGAGTTCCAGCGCGCTTATCCGGTGCAATTGTTCGAACTGCCGCTCCAGCCCGAGCCGCTGGTGACGACGATGGTCTGGCAGAGCCGTTTTCAGGATCAGCCCGCGCATCGCTGGCTGCGTGACCTGATCGGCGCGATGACTACGGAGCTTTCATCAGCCCGGATGGCGTAA
- a CDS encoding efflux RND transporter periplasmic adaptor subunit, whose translation MTITLQARMPSHRVLLVTGVGAAVLAIAVATGGLASRAHTAHANAQWSQVQSVPSVSLAKVENGQTDRIELPGTVQPFQKAQIYARVSGYLRSWQADIGTPVRAGQTLAMVDTPDLDQQLAQARGDLNVARANAKLATLTAQRWKALQTSGAVSQQVIDEKAGDSDAKSAAVDAALGRLRSIEALAAYKRIASPFTGIVTARKTDIGALINAGANGQELFEVADLSRLRIYVQVPQTLASKLKVGQQVDFTLPESPGQTGHATIAAISHALDPSTRTMLVQLQAPNPAGAIDAGAYCTLIFKEAGAANALRIPATALIAHDSGSQQVAVLAPGNIARLKTVTLGRDHGNAVDVVAGLAPGDRVIDSPPETLRDGDHVRLGTGASA comes from the coding sequence ATGACCATCACCCTTCAAGCCAGAATGCCCAGCCATCGCGTCCTTCTTGTCACCGGAGTCGGCGCCGCCGTGCTGGCCATCGCCGTGGCCACCGGCGGGCTGGCCAGCCGCGCGCATACCGCCCATGCCAATGCGCAATGGTCGCAGGTCCAGTCGGTCCCTTCGGTCTCGCTGGCCAAAGTGGAGAACGGGCAGACCGACCGGATCGAACTGCCCGGCACGGTGCAGCCCTTCCAGAAAGCGCAGATTTATGCCCGGGTCAGCGGCTATCTGCGTTCATGGCAAGCCGATATCGGCACGCCGGTGCGCGCCGGGCAGACGCTGGCCATGGTCGACACGCCCGATCTCGACCAGCAGCTGGCGCAGGCGCGCGGCGATCTGAATGTCGCGCGCGCCAATGCGAAACTGGCCACGCTGACCGCCCAGCGCTGGAAGGCATTGCAGACCAGCGGCGCCGTCTCGCAGCAGGTGATCGACGAAAAGGCCGGAGACAGCGATGCCAAAAGCGCCGCCGTCGATGCCGCGCTGGGCCGCTTGCGCAGCATCGAGGCGCTGGCCGCCTACAAGCGCATCGCCAGCCCCTTCACCGGGATCGTCACCGCGCGCAAAACCGACATCGGCGCGCTGATCAACGCGGGCGCCAATGGGCAGGAGCTGTTCGAGGTGGCGGACCTCAGCCGCTTGCGCATCTATGTGCAGGTGCCACAGACCCTCGCCTCGAAGCTGAAGGTGGGGCAGCAGGTCGATTTCACCCTGCCCGAAAGCCCGGGCCAGACCGGCCACGCCACCATCGCGGCCATATCCCATGCGCTCGATCCCTCCACGCGCACCATGCTGGTACAGTTGCAGGCGCCCAACCCCGCAGGAGCCATCGACGCCGGAGCCTATTGCACGCTGATCTTCAAGGAGGCAGGCGCCGCCAATGCGCTGCGCATTCCCGCCACGGCGCTGATCGCCCATGACAGCGGATCGCAGCAGGTGGCGGTGCTGGCGCCCGGCAACATCGCGCGGCTGAAAACCGTCACGCTGGGCCGCGACCACGGCAATGCGGTGGATGTGGTGGCCGGTCTCGCTCCGGGCGACCGCGTGATCGACAGCCCGCCCGAAACGCTGCGCGATGGCGACCATGTGCGGTTGGGCACGGGAGCGAGCGCATGA
- a CDS encoding efflux RND transporter permease subunit: MNRIVRIALDRPYTVIVMSILILIAGVMAILTSPVDIFPPVKVPVVSAVFSYNGLSPDEMSGRIVTYYERALTTSVSNVEHIESQSIPGYGVVKIYFQPSVDINAALAEVASTSQTVLKQMPPGITPPTILSFDASSVPVLQLALSSKTLPDTALNDQASSFIRPQLASVAGASIPLPYGGKVRQIQADLNPQALQQYGLSANDVSAALAAQNLITPVGTQKIGKLEYTLKLNDSPDAIAAFNALPIRTVKGATIYMRDVAFVHDGNPPQTNVVHVDGGNAVLLSVVKSGANSTLAVISGVKNLLPQIRSTLPDGIKLLATGDQSVFVTDAVSSVVREGVIAAGLTGVMILLFLGSWRSTLIITVSIPLSILAALGCLAAFGQTINVMTLGGLALAVGILVDDATVTIENINAYLERGEKVRDAVIRGTEEVTQPAFVSLLCICIAFAPMLLLKGVPGNLFLPLAEAVVFSLIASFILSRTLVPAMADWLIHEPSHDAAPGNLFTRFQRGFEARFQTIHAYYLGLLDLALVNRRKVVGGFLGFSLLSLLLVTQLGQDFFPPLDGGQIRLHMRAQTGTRIEGTTRTADQVSAAIHQLLPGQVAGVVSNMGLSISGINMAYDNAGTIGNEDATLQITLAADHAPTAEDVKLLREELPRRFPGVAFDFLPADMVSQILNFGTPAPIDLQIVGSDTAANRAYADKVLARIRQIPGIADAHIQQAFQQPQLNIDVDRSFAGMVGLNEKDTADALLTNYAGSTQVAPTFWLNPKTGVSYPVSIQTPQRAVSSLDALRNTAISPAGAYGRSPQLLRNMAQIHRSRSNAVSSHYNVRPVIDIYASPQGRDLGAVAADVQKIVKDTAAQLPKGATVALRGQVATMQSAYSQLYLGLAAAIVLIFLLIVVNFQSWLDPLVIVLGLPTALAGMVWMLFATGTPLSVPALTGAIMCMGVATANSILVIAFAREHMATGEDALASAREAGLARFRPVLMTATAMILGMIPMAIEPGQNMPLGRAVIGGLLLATCATLILVPTLFSMVHRKPAPETTPTQATDAGSPQPAQH; encoded by the coding sequence ATGAACCGCATCGTCCGCATCGCGCTCGATCGCCCCTATACGGTGATCGTGATGTCGATCCTTATCCTGATCGCCGGTGTCATGGCGATCCTGACATCGCCGGTCGACATCTTTCCGCCGGTCAAGGTGCCGGTGGTCAGCGCCGTTTTCAGCTACAACGGCCTGTCGCCCGATGAGATGTCGGGCCGCATCGTCACCTATTACGAGCGCGCCCTGACCACCAGCGTCAGCAATGTGGAACACATCGAGTCCCAGTCGATCCCCGGCTACGGCGTGGTGAAGATCTATTTCCAGCCCTCGGTGGACATCAACGCCGCCCTTGCCGAGGTGGCCAGCACATCGCAGACGGTTTTGAAACAGATGCCCCCCGGCATCACCCCGCCCACCATCCTCAGCTTCGATGCCTCCAGCGTGCCGGTGCTGCAACTCGCGCTTTCCAGCAAGACGCTGCCCGATACGGCGCTCAACGATCAGGCCTCCAGCTTTATCCGCCCGCAGCTGGCCTCGGTGGCGGGCGCGTCGATCCCACTGCCCTATGGCGGCAAGGTGCGCCAGATCCAAGCCGATCTCAATCCGCAGGCGCTCCAGCAATATGGCCTGTCGGCCAATGATGTCTCCGCCGCGCTGGCCGCGCAAAATCTGATCACCCCGGTGGGCACGCAGAAGATCGGCAAGCTGGAATATACGCTGAAACTCAACGATTCCCCCGATGCGATCGCCGCCTTCAACGCTCTGCCGATCCGCACGGTGAAGGGCGCGACGATCTATATGCGCGACGTGGCCTTCGTGCATGACGGCAACCCGCCCCAGACCAATGTCGTCCATGTCGATGGCGGCAATGCGGTGCTGCTCAGCGTGGTGAAATCAGGCGCCAATTCCACGCTGGCGGTGATTTCGGGCGTGAAAAACCTGCTGCCCCAAATCCGCAGCACCTTGCCCGATGGCATCAAGCTTCTGGCCACCGGCGACCAGTCCGTCTTCGTCACCGATGCGGTCTCCAGCGTGGTGCGCGAAGGCGTGATCGCGGCGGGGCTGACCGGGGTGATGATCCTGCTGTTTCTGGGCAGCTGGCGCTCGACGCTGATCATCACCGTCTCGATCCCGCTGTCCATTCTGGCGGCGCTGGGCTGCCTTGCCGCCTTTGGCCAGACGATCAATGTGATGACGTTGGGCGGTCTGGCGCTGGCGGTCGGCATTCTTGTTGACGATGCCACCGTCACCATCGAGAACATCAACGCCTATCTCGAACGCGGCGAAAAGGTGCGCGATGCGGTGATCCGCGGCACCGAGGAGGTGACCCAGCCCGCCTTCGTCTCGCTGCTGTGCATCTGCATCGCCTTTGCGCCCATGCTGCTGCTGAAGGGCGTGCCGGGCAATCTGTTCCTGCCGCTGGCCGAGGCGGTGGTCTTCTCGCTGATCGCCTCCTTCATCCTGTCGCGCACGCTGGTGCCCGCTATGGCCGACTGGCTGATCCATGAACCCAGCCATGATGCCGCCCCCGGCAACCTCTTCACCCGCTTCCAGCGCGGTTTCGAGGCCCGTTTCCAGACCATCCATGCCTATTATCTGGGCCTGCTCGATCTGGCGCTGGTCAATCGACGCAAGGTGGTGGGCGGCTTTCTGGGCTTCTCGCTGCTCTCGCTGCTGCTGGTGACGCAACTGGGGCAGGACTTCTTCCCGCCGCTCGATGGCGGGCAGATCCGCCTGCATATGCGCGCCCAGACCGGCACGCGGATCGAGGGCACCACCCGCACCGCCGATCAGGTCAGCGCCGCCATCCACCAGCTGCTGCCGGGGCAGGTTGCCGGGGTCGTCAGCAACATGGGGCTGAGCATCAGCGGCATCAACATGGCCTATGACAATGCCGGCACCATCGGCAATGAGGATGCCACGCTGCAGATCACCCTTGCGGCCGATCACGCTCCCACCGCCGAGGATGTGAAGCTGCTGCGCGAGGAACTGCCCCGCCGCTTCCCCGGTGTGGCGTTCGATTTCCTGCCCGCCGACATGGTCAGCCAAATCCTGAACTTCGGCACCCCCGCCCCCATCGACCTGCAGATCGTGGGCAGCGACACCGCCGCCAACCGCGCCTATGCCGACAAGGTTCTGGCCCGCATCCGTCAGATCCCCGGCATTGCCGACGCGCATATCCAGCAGGCCTTCCAGCAGCCGCAGCTCAACATCGATGTCGATCGCTCCTTTGCGGGCATGGTGGGGCTGAACGAAAAGGATACCGCCGATGCGCTGCTGACCAATTATGCGGGCAGCACGCAGGTCGCCCCCACCTTCTGGCTCAACCCCAAGACCGGCGTGTCCTATCCGGTCTCGATCCAGACGCCGCAGCGCGCGGTTTCCTCGCTTGATGCGCTGCGCAACACCGCCATCTCGCCGGCGGGTGCCTATGGGCGCAGCCCGCAATTGCTGCGCAATATGGCGCAGATCCATCGCAGCCGCAGCAATGCTGTCAGCTCGCATTACAATGTGCGCCCGGTAATCGACATCTATGCCTCGCCGCAGGGACGCGATCTGGGCGCTGTGGCCGCCGATGTGCAGAAGATCGTCAAGGACACCGCCGCTCAGCTACCCAAGGGCGCTACCGTTGCCCTGCGCGGTCAGGTCGCCACCATGCAGAGCGCCTATAGCCAGCTCTATCTCGGTCTGGCTGCCGCCATCGTGTTGATCTTTCTGCTGATCGTGGTGAACTTCCAGAGCTGGCTCGATCCGCTGGTGATCGTGCTGGGCCTGCCCACCGCGCTCGCGGGCATGGTGTGGATGCTGTTTGCCACTGGCACGCCGCTTTCCGTACCGGCACTCACGGGCGCCATCATGTGCATGGGCGTGGCCACCGCAAACTCCATTCTGGTGATCGCCTTCGCCCGCGAACACATGGCCACCGGAGAGGACGCCCTCGCCTCCGCGCGGGAGGCCGGACTCGCCCGCTTCCGCCCGGTGCTGATGACCGCCACCGCCATGATCCTGGGCATGATCCCCATGGCCATCGAGCCGGGCCAGAACATGCCGCTGGGCCGCGCGGTGATCGGTGGGCTGCTGCTTGCCACCTGCGCCACGCTGATCCTGGTGCCCACGCTGTTCAGCATGGTCCACCGCAAGCCTGCCCCCGAAACCACCCCAACACAAGCAACAGACGCCGGCTCCCCCCAGCCCGCGCAACACTGA
- a CDS encoding efflux transporter outer membrane subunit produces MKRLRLARSVMMTMGASLMLAGCNLAPAYHPPVAPVPAGYKPIPGWQAASPADMTARGSWWSLFNDPVLAGLEQRLDGANPDLAAAVARHDAALAYAGQARAALLPSAELQGSATQNRQSQQRPLRGTDQPDNYGADQINGVIGYEIDLWGRLHNQLRSRQAMAQASDADRAAIQLSLEAQLATDYMTLRGLDDRIHLLDLTVASYDRSHALTQTLFNGKIAAQMDVSRAQVQLDNARIAAAQARADRAVMEDAVAVLVGEAPSTFQLPPAAAPPLPDVPVGLPATLLERRPDVASAERAVASANLGIGIARAAFYPSLTLGALGGVQSQGENPFKVGDLFWGLGPAVTLPIFEGGKLKAQLAQAQAKVREASAHYRATVLTAFQQVEDNRAQLARLAQEAGSSQEAVTAAHQTADAALSLYSNGATSFLDVVTAQTALLQAQQAALDIRTRRLVASVGLVRALGGGWHTPFIDPTPAPASKAALHP; encoded by the coding sequence ATGAAACGCCTGCGCCTTGCCCGCAGCGTTATGATGACCATGGGCGCCTCCCTGATGCTGGCCGGATGCAACCTTGCGCCCGCCTATCACCCGCCGGTCGCGCCGGTTCCCGCCGGCTACAAGCCGATCCCCGGCTGGCAGGCGGCATCGCCTGCCGACATGACCGCGCGGGGCTCATGGTGGAGCCTGTTCAACGATCCCGTTCTGGCCGGGCTGGAACAAAGGCTGGATGGCGCCAATCCCGATCTGGCCGCCGCCGTGGCCCGCCATGACGCCGCGCTGGCCTATGCCGGGCAGGCGCGCGCGGCGCTGCTGCCTTCGGCGGAGCTTCAGGGCTCGGCAACGCAGAACCGGCAATCGCAGCAGCGACCGCTGCGCGGGACGGACCAGCCCGATAATTACGGTGCCGACCAGATCAACGGCGTGATCGGCTATGAGATCGACCTCTGGGGCCGGTTGCACAACCAGCTGCGCAGCCGTCAGGCCATGGCTCAGGCCAGCGATGCCGACCGCGCCGCGATCCAGCTCAGTCTGGAGGCGCAACTCGCCACCGATTACATGACCCTGCGGGGCCTTGACGACCGGATCCACCTGCTGGACCTGACCGTGGCCTCCTACGATCGCAGCCATGCGCTGACCCAGACGCTGTTCAACGGCAAGATCGCCGCGCAAATGGACGTCTCGCGCGCGCAAGTGCAGCTCGACAATGCGCGCATCGCCGCCGCTCAGGCCCGTGCCGACCGGGCGGTGATGGAGGATGCCGTGGCCGTGCTGGTGGGCGAAGCGCCCTCCACCTTCCAGCTGCCACCCGCCGCTGCGCCGCCGCTGCCCGATGTGCCCGTCGGCCTGCCCGCAACCTTGCTGGAGCGCCGTCCCGATGTCGCCTCGGCGGAACGCGCCGTCGCCTCGGCCAATCTGGGCATCGGCATCGCCCGCGCCGCCTTCTATCCCAGCCTGACCCTTGGCGCGCTGGGCGGCGTGCAGAGTCAGGGCGAAAACCCCTTCAAGGTCGGCGACCTGTTCTGGGGGCTGGGGCCCGCAGTGACCTTGCCCATTTTCGAGGGCGGCAAGCTGAAAGCACAGTTGGCACAGGCTCAGGCGAAGGTCCGGGAAGCCTCCGCCCATTATCGCGCCACTGTCCTCACCGCGTTCCAGCAGGTGGAAGACAATCGCGCCCAACTGGCCCGACTGGCTCAGGAGGCCGGGTCCTCGCAAGAGGCCGTTACCGCCGCGCATCAGACCGCCGATGCCGCCCTGAGCCTTTATAGCAATGGCGCCACCAGTTTTCTGGATGTCGTGACCGCCCAGACCGCACTGCTTCAAGCCCAGCAGGCGGCGCTCGACATCAGGACACGCCGTCTTGTGGCCTCGGTGGGCCTTGTGCGCGCTCTGGGCGGCGGTTGGCACACTCCCTTCATCGATCCCACTCCTGCCCCCGCCTCCAAAGCTGCCCTGCATCCATGA
- a CDS encoding c-type cytochrome: MTLLRFRILISAWLILPTGLAPSIAIAGDIPAGLGERLVTQGSSSGVPGCMSCHGAQLHGIAALKSPAIAGLSSAFILTRLEHYAGPQGHNAQMKLVSTGLTMPERQAVAIYLSSLKP; the protein is encoded by the coding sequence ATGACGCTGCTTCGATTTCGCATCCTCATTTCGGCATGGCTGATCCTGCCCACCGGCCTCGCCCCAAGTATCGCCATCGCCGGTGATATCCCAGCCGGGCTTGGCGAGCGTCTTGTGACCCAAGGGTCGTCCTCGGGCGTGCCGGGCTGCATGTCCTGCCACGGTGCGCAATTGCACGGGATCGCCGCGCTCAAGAGCCCTGCCATCGCGGGCCTGTCTTCCGCCTTCATTCTGACCCGGCTTGAGCATTATGCCGGACCACAGGGCCACAATGCTCAAATGAAGCTGGTCTCAACGGGCCTGACCATGCCGGAGCGGCAGGCGGTGGCCATCTATCTCTCCAGCCTCAAGCCATGA
- a CDS encoding histone deacetylase family protein, producing the protein MLHVVHHPGYVVATQSAGTFPHDKYALVMRALGESGVPMTVHEPEIMPRAWLEAVHDPAYVEEVISCTVPAAKQRRIGFAIDERISRRSQLSPGGTWLAAKLALDHGYAANSAGGSHHALADTGAGYCVFNDLAVAANRLIEEGDVSRILILDLDVHQGDGTASLTAGRGDIFTLSLHAENNFPARKARSSLDVPLPDLTGDAAYLEALSGSLPAVLDQFSPELILLQGGVDAHVDDRLGRLALTDDGLAARDRMVSWEARRRGIPLASTLGGGYGADREAVALRHARTILTLAAVIG; encoded by the coding sequence ATGCTGCATGTCGTTCACCATCCGGGCTATGTTGTTGCCACCCAGAGCGCCGGCACCTTTCCGCACGACAAATATGCTCTGGTGATGCGCGCTCTTGGCGAGAGCGGTGTCCCCATGACCGTGCATGAGCCGGAGATCATGCCGCGAGCGTGGCTCGAAGCGGTGCATGATCCGGCCTATGTCGAAGAGGTGATCAGTTGCACGGTTCCAGCGGCAAAACAACGCAGGATCGGTTTTGCAATCGATGAGCGGATATCGCGCAGATCACAGCTGTCCCCTGGCGGAACATGGCTGGCGGCAAAGCTGGCATTGGATCACGGCTATGCCGCCAACAGCGCGGGCGGAAGCCACCACGCTCTGGCGGATACCGGGGCGGGATATTGCGTGTTCAACGATCTGGCGGTCGCTGCCAACAGGTTGATCGAGGAAGGGGATGTTTCGCGCATCCTGATCCTGGACCTTGATGTGCATCAGGGCGATGGGACTGCGTCGCTGACGGCAGGGCGTGGAGATATCTTCACGCTGTCCTTGCACGCCGAGAACAACTTTCCTGCGCGCAAGGCGCGCTCATCGCTGGATGTTCCATTGCCAGACCTGACTGGTGATGCCGCTTATCTCGAAGCCTTGAGCGGTTCCCTGCCTGCGGTTCTCGATCAATTTTCGCCAGAACTCATCCTTCTGCAGGGCGGCGTTGATGCTCACGTGGACGACCGATTGGGGCGGTTGGCGCTCACCGATGATGGGCTGGCGGCCCGCGATCGCATGGTGTCGTGGGAGGCGCGGCGGCGAGGGATACCCTTGGCGAGCACTCTGGGCGGAGGGTACGGCGCTGACAGAGAGGCCGTGGCATTGCGGCACGCCCGCACGATCCTAACCTTGGCTGCCGTTATCGGCTAG
- a CDS encoding SPFH domain-containing protein produces the protein MNHRSAIPALIFVLVFGAGLALAYTRPDPAAMGWVMLPSLLLAALSSSSIKVANQWERLIILRLGKFLAMKGPGICFIIPIFDTVPYWIDTRVITTSFAAGKNPHA, from the coding sequence ATGAACCACCGCAGCGCAATTCCCGCCCTGATCTTCGTCCTCGTGTTCGGCGCCGGACTGGCCCTTGCCTACACCCGGCCTGATCCAGCCGCCATGGGCTGGGTGATGTTGCCATCACTGCTGCTGGCTGCTCTCTCCAGCTCATCGATCAAGGTCGCCAATCAATGGGAACGGCTGATCATCCTTCGGCTTGGCAAGTTTCTGGCCATGAAGGGGCCCGGCATCTGCTTCATCATCCCGATCTTCGACACAGTCCCCTACTGGATCGACACGCGCGTCATCACCACATCCTTTGCGGCGGGAAAAAACCCTCACGCGTGA
- a CDS encoding SPFH domain-containing protein produces the protein MFWKVTEPAKAALDVADYHTAIVWAAQTALRDIIGKTMLADMLEGRDRISSELGRIIDERTEPWGIKLISVELKDVLIPAGLEDAMSMQAQAERERQARVILGDSERQIAEKFEEAAARYANNPTALHLRAMNMLYEGLKQNSTIVLVPSTAVDSMQLGGLMGMTTMAADLAHGQPSSSTHGAAPSNKVDQATGKAGSNR, from the coding sequence ATGTTCTGGAAAGTCACCGAACCGGCCAAGGCCGCTCTGGATGTCGCCGATTACCATACCGCCATCGTTTGGGCGGCGCAGACCGCATTGCGCGACATCATCGGCAAGACCATGCTGGCCGACATGCTCGAAGGCCGGGATCGGATCAGCTCCGAACTCGGGCGGATCATCGACGAACGCACGGAGCCCTGGGGCATCAAGCTGATTTCGGTCGAGTTGAAAGATGTCCTCATTCCCGCCGGCCTTGAAGATGCCATGTCGATGCAGGCGCAAGCTGAGCGGGAAAGACAGGCAAGGGTCATCCTTGGCGACTCAGAGCGGCAGATCGCGGAGAAGTTCGAGGAAGCCGCGGCAAGATATGCCAACAATCCCACAGCCCTTCACCTGAGAGCGATGAACATGCTCTATGAGGGGCTGAAGCAGAACTCCACCATCGTCCTTGTACCCAGCACGGCGGTCGATTCCATGCAACTTGGCGGGTTGATGGGAATGACCACGATGGCTGCCGATCTTGCCCATGGCCAGCCTTCCAGCTCGACGCATGGTGCCGCACCATCGAACAAGGTCGATCAGGCAACAGGCAAAGCCGGATCTAACCGCTGA